A stretch of Christensenellaceae bacterium DNA encodes these proteins:
- a CDS encoding iron-binding protein: MRIRILKDGPYEVSGSVPLKDIVIGANEKGESTHWIEGKTYKTGGTYRLCRCGKSKHMPFCDGSHADGFDGTQTAERTAYEEAAIRYQGDGMELLDQEELCAVARFCDLKGSIWNLINDADNLGIVLQQSCDCPSGRLTIVAENGKRVEPEFEKEIALIYDEPEGKTGPIWVRGGIEIEAEDGSVYEKRNRVTLCRCGKSANKPFCDAMHMEEDE; this comes from the coding sequence TGAAGTGAGCGGCAGCGTACCCCTGAAGGATATAGTAATCGGCGCCAATGAAAAAGGCGAATCCACGCACTGGATCGAGGGAAAAACATATAAGACGGGCGGAACCTACCGCCTTTGCCGCTGCGGCAAATCCAAGCACATGCCGTTTTGCGACGGCAGCCATGCGGATGGGTTTGACGGAACGCAGACGGCGGAGCGCACGGCCTATGAAGAGGCGGCGATCCGTTACCAGGGCGACGGAATGGAGCTTTTGGACCAGGAAGAGTTGTGCGCGGTCGCGCGTTTTTGCGACCTTAAGGGCAGCATATGGAATCTGATTAACGATGCGGACAACCTGGGCATTGTCCTGCAGCAGTCGTGCGATTGCCCCTCCGGCAGGCTGACGATCGTTGCGGAGAATGGGAAGAGGGTCGAGCCGGAATTTGAGAAAGAGATCGCCCTCATTTATGACGAGCCGGAGGGGAAAACAGGACCGATTTGGGTACGGGGCGGTATCGAGATCGAGGCGGAGGATGGCAGCGTATATGAAAAACGCAACAGGGTCACGCTTTGCCGTTGCGGCAAATCCGCAAACAAACCGTTCTGCGACGCGATGCATATGGAAGAGGATGAATAG
- a CDS encoding protein-tyrosine-phosphatase, with protein sequence MNSQPAVSRPLPLQGAYNVRDLGGYPAKDGKPTKRKAFLRADSLADLTADDRIFLYDYGVRLVIDLRSEMETKRNPDAIDSQSMEYFNFPLLDNIQSTLLKGQMPRDMSAMYISLLENSKTTLAAIFRKLAGTDGCALYHCTAGKDRTGIVTMLLLKLVGVRDETVLADYSATEEYMQPLFSKQKQMVEAAGIKVPDFVFQAKPEFMQKLLSYLNQHYESAEKYLLQAGLSGHTIGQLKEKLV encoded by the coding sequence ATGAATTCCCAACCGGCAGTATCGAGGCCCCTGCCGCTTCAAGGCGCATATAATGTGCGCGACCTTGGCGGTTATCCCGCAAAAGACGGTAAGCCAACAAAGCGCAAAGCGTTTTTACGCGCCGACAGCCTTGCGGACCTGACCGCAGACGACCGCATTTTTTTGTATGATTACGGCGTGCGCCTGGTGATCGACCTTCGTTCGGAAATGGAAACGAAGCGCAATCCCGACGCCATCGATTCCCAAAGTATGGAATATTTCAACTTCCCTTTGCTGGATAACATACAGTCCACTCTTTTAAAGGGGCAGATGCCCAGAGATATGTCCGCGATGTATATCAGCCTGCTCGAAAATAGCAAAACCACGCTGGCCGCGATTTTTCGTAAGCTGGCGGGAACAGACGGATGCGCCCTGTACCATTGCACCGCCGGTAAAGACCGCACAGGTATCGTCACCATGCTGCTGTTAAAGCTTGTGGGCGTACGCGACGAAACGGTCCTCGCCGATTACAGCGCCACCGAGGAATATATGCAGCCTCTGTTCAGTAAGCAAAAACAAATGGTCGAGGCGGCGGGTATCAAGGTTCCGGATTTTGTTTTCCAGGCAAAACCCGAGTTCATGCAAAAGCTTTTGAGCTATTTAAACCAGCATTACGAAAGCGCCGAGAAATATTTGCTGCAGGCAGGACTGAGCGGCCATACGATCGGTCAATTGAAAGAAAAACTTGTATAA